From Nocardia sp. NBC_00416:
TTCCGCATCGTGACCCTCCCGCACGCCGACGATCTCGAGGCGATCATCGAACGCATCGGCCGCTTCTTGGCGACCTACCGCCAGTGAGGTGAGTGCGGCACCGCGGTCGCGCGCGGCAACATCGTGCCCGGCGCCGGCCGGTGTCGGAATCGGCGCGACCACCGCCGGGCCGGGCCGACATCGCCGGTCTCGACGATGTTCACAGTGTCGTCGATACGCACAGAGTCGTTCATCGACGCCTCGACCAGGTGCGCGGTGCCATCTCGTACGCGTATTCGTCCGCCAGCTCCCGTTCGGCGACCGTATCGGCAGTGGGCAAGCCGAGCAGGGATATGACCTCGCCGCTCACACCCGCCTCCGATAATTGTCTACGCCGTTCCAGCCCCGCCCGATCCGCGGCCCGGCGGCACAATCGCAGGATCCGTGCGGCGAGTTCGCCGGGATCTTGTTTCAGTACGGCGACATCGACGGTGATGGCGACCGGTAATCCCTGCTCTGTGGCACTTACTGTGATTTCCCCGCTGCGCGAGCTTGCCGGCGAAGTGAGTAACTGTGACTGATCGGGCTCCACTCTCGCCAGCGTATGGGCGGCACAGTGCGATCCGGAACAACCGAGCAGCGGTCCAACCTTAGGCAAGTGTTATTAATCGCCGCCGATGCTTCGCCGGGCAGTGCGGACACCCGCACGATGGCGAGGTAACACTCCAGCCATCCAGGGGTTTCGATGAGCGATCTTTCCGTTGTTCCCGACGAGATTCGGCGCTTCGGCGATATGCACGGCGCCTGCGCCGCCGAAATCTGCGCCGCAGCCGGGGTGGACCAGGCCGCGATCGTCGCGGCGGCCGTTCCCGTTTTCGGGTTGATCGGACAGGACTTCCTGGCTGCTTTCGTCGCGGCGCAGGCCAACAATCTCGGATCGGTCGCCGAACTGGGCGCAGTCCACGCGGGGACCGCCCGCACGGCCTATGACAGTGCGGGTCTGTACGAAGCGACGGAACTGGATTCGGCCTCGGCGACGGCATCCGCGGTGCGGTCGTGACCGAAGTGGTCGGGGGGACGGTTCCGGAGCTGCTGCGTCAGGTCGCCGCGAGCTCGCCGGCCGAGCGGTCGGTGAACGAGGTGCTGTCCGATTTCGGGTTGCCACGCCTGCCGGACCTGCCTCCGGCGCCGCCGCTTCCGGACCTGCCACCGCTGCCGCCCCTCGATCTGACGGCGATGGCCAAGCCATTGACAGACCTCATCGGGGGGTTCGGCACCGGGGCGCTCGGCGCGAACGGCGGTGCCGACCCGGCGCAGGTGTTATCGCAGGCGTCGGGCGTGCTCACCTCGGCCATGTCCGTGGCCACCACC
This genomic window contains:
- a CDS encoding type VII secretion target is translated as MSDLSVVPDEIRRFGDMHGACAAEICAAAGVDQAAIVAAAVPVFGLIGQDFLAAFVAAQANNLGSVAELGAVHAGTARTAYDSAGLYEATELDSASATASAVRS